A single genomic interval of Methyloceanibacter caenitepidi harbors:
- a CDS encoding septal ring lytic transglycosylase RlpA family protein: MEQKPDGLGKRYVQIGESAPKGGGHFKIGDPYEIEGVRYVPEEDPSYDQRGVASWYGDLFHGRKTANGEIFDMERLSAAHPTLPLPVYVKVTNLDNGLSAVVRVNDRGPFRDGRLIDLSRHTAEVLGFKRSGTANVRVRYLRKASLDGDDTFERDYLSTRGYSQYAGTTDEDGLAEVVVAVGPPGPPAPPPLPDRPDRSSIAVAQAEPEPAPMPTVIRAAAAADAKFAVPEAPQADMATTGAIGSSSPDELQGPMIQAGFFKNEANAQRALSALAGVGPVLVEPIAEQGETYYRVRVGPFVDGITAAAALSDVADAGYRGAKIILQN; encoded by the coding sequence GTGGAGCAGAAGCCAGACGGCCTCGGCAAGCGATACGTCCAGATCGGCGAGTCCGCGCCCAAAGGGGGCGGTCATTTCAAGATCGGCGATCCCTACGAGATCGAGGGCGTGCGCTACGTCCCCGAGGAAGACCCCAGCTACGATCAGAGAGGCGTCGCCTCCTGGTACGGCGATCTGTTTCACGGGCGGAAGACGGCCAATGGCGAGATCTTCGACATGGAGCGCTTGTCGGCCGCTCATCCCACCTTGCCCCTGCCGGTCTATGTCAAGGTCACCAATCTCGACAACGGCTTGAGCGCCGTCGTGCGCGTGAACGACAGAGGCCCGTTCCGCGATGGGCGCCTGATCGATCTGTCCCGGCACACGGCCGAAGTGCTCGGATTCAAAAGGTCCGGCACGGCCAATGTCCGTGTGCGCTATCTCCGCAAAGCAAGCCTCGACGGCGACGATACGTTTGAGCGCGACTACCTGTCGACGCGGGGCTACTCGCAATATGCCGGCACCACCGATGAGGACGGTTTGGCCGAAGTGGTGGTCGCGGTTGGACCGCCGGGGCCGCCGGCGCCGCCGCCGCTTCCGGATCGGCCCGACCGGTCGAGCATCGCTGTGGCTCAGGCCGAGCCTGAGCCTGCGCCAATGCCGACGGTCATACGCGCCGCCGCAGCCGCGGACGCCAAGTTCGCCGTGCCGGAGGCTCCGCAGGCCGATATGGCGACAACCGGCGCCATTGGCTCATCGTCACCGGACGAACTCCAAGGCCCGATGATTCAAGCGGGATTCTTCAAGAACGAGGCGAACGCGCAGCGGGCGCTGAGTGCGCTCGCGGGTGTCGGACCAGTCTTGGTCGAGCCGATCGCCGAGCAGGGCGAGACGTACTACCGTGTTCGTGTCGGGCCGTTCGTGGATGGCATCACCGCGGCGGCGGCGCTGTCCGACGTTGCCGATGCAGGCTACCGGGGCGCCAAAATCATCTTGCAAAACTGA
- a CDS encoding Hsp20/alpha crystallin family protein: MRDPKMRDPKSQMFADACAMLKQAEQLHRQFFGPSSGTGSACWEPPVDIFETEHELTVITALPGVRPEAVRAEIEGTTLIVTGVRPLPAAGRRANIVRLEIPYGRFERRIAISSRLRLTGQELENGCLKLIFTKAG; encoded by the coding sequence ATGCGTGATCCCAAGATGCGTGATCCGAAGTCCCAGATGTTTGCCGACGCCTGCGCGATGCTCAAACAGGCCGAACAGCTCCATCGGCAATTTTTCGGGCCGTCCAGTGGAACCGGCAGCGCCTGCTGGGAACCGCCGGTCGACATTTTCGAGACCGAGCACGAATTGACCGTGATCACGGCGCTGCCGGGTGTCCGTCCCGAGGCGGTCCGTGCCGAGATCGAAGGCACGACGTTGATCGTCACCGGCGTCCGGCCCCTTCCGGCCGCGGGACGCCGCGCCAATATCGTCCGCCTCGAGATCCCTTACGGCCGCTTCGAGAGGCGCATCGCCATTTCCAGCCGTTTGCGGCTGACCGGCCAAGAACTCGAAAATGGATGTCTGAAATTGATCTTTACGAAGGCAGGCTAA
- a CDS encoding tetratricopeptide repeat protein has protein sequence MSSWAKLATTAAAAVCLVLGALGPASAAEVSEPQREAMLQRMIANPSDLDLAFEYAQASSDAGDYEGAISALERMLIYAPNTPRLQFELGVLYYKLGAYEVARSYFEQVLLNPSVPNEIADQVRLYIQQLALAADPPPFSASIFSAIRWESNANFGPGTNTVTLNGIDFTLGDQSVGRPGWSWLNIGTLHYSYDLKNQGDRIEFDFLAYSTVYFDDELSDIDLDFFEFTLGPSFNLKRIGWDQTRLFLYAIGDLSYLGYDSYFYAPGAGIRLLSFAATQSVLDARLETRYRDFQDNSELPTNSLRTGFQTRIGVNYSYYFTPGLVLTTQVYAQREAADADFYANTEVAFSAGFAYTFQNPLWRADYPLTWQLGAGIIRRDYDDPDPTINPNESERDDTWWARTAVVVPVAETWALVPQVEYRDQQSNYDLRTFDDLTTMLGIQKRF, from the coding sequence ATGAGTTCGTGGGCGAAGTTGGCGACAACCGCTGCGGCGGCGGTGTGTCTGGTCCTGGGTGCCCTGGGACCCGCGTCCGCCGCTGAGGTCTCCGAACCGCAGCGCGAGGCAATGCTTCAGCGCATGATCGCCAATCCGAGCGATCTCGATCTCGCGTTCGAATACGCACAAGCTTCGTCCGATGCCGGCGACTACGAAGGCGCGATTTCCGCCCTGGAACGCATGCTGATATACGCGCCCAACACGCCCCGCCTCCAGTTCGAACTCGGCGTGCTCTACTACAAGCTTGGCGCCTATGAGGTCGCCCGCAGCTACTTCGAACAGGTGCTCCTCAATCCGAGCGTGCCGAATGAGATCGCCGACCAGGTTCGGCTCTATATCCAGCAGCTCGCCCTCGCCGCTGACCCGCCGCCCTTCTCCGCGTCGATCTTCAGCGCCATCCGCTGGGAGAGCAACGCGAACTTCGGCCCGGGCACCAACACGGTCACCCTGAACGGCATCGACTTCACCCTGGGCGATCAGTCCGTCGGGCGCCCCGGTTGGAGCTGGTTGAACATCGGGACGCTGCATTACTCCTACGATCTGAAGAACCAGGGCGACCGCATCGAGTTCGACTTCCTGGCCTATTCGACCGTCTACTTCGACGACGAACTCTCCGATATCGATCTCGACTTCTTCGAGTTCACCCTCGGCCCGAGCTTCAATCTGAAGCGCATCGGCTGGGACCAGACCCGGCTGTTTCTGTACGCCATCGGCGACCTGTCCTATCTCGGTTACGACTCGTATTTCTACGCACCGGGCGCAGGTATCCGGCTCTTGAGCTTCGCGGCGACGCAGAGCGTGCTCGATGCCCGCCTCGAGACGCGCTACCGCGACTTCCAAGACAACAGCGAACTGCCCACGAATTCGCTGCGCACGGGCTTCCAGACACGCATTGGGGTGAACTACAGCTACTACTTCACGCCCGGTCTCGTTCTGACGACCCAGGTTTACGCGCAGCGGGAGGCGGCCGACGCCGACTTCTACGCCAATACGGAAGTCGCGTTCTCGGCGGGCTTCGCCTACACCTTCCAGAACCCGCTGTGGCGGGCAGACTACCCGCTGACCTGGCAGTTGGGCGCAGGTATCATCCGGCGCGACTACGACGATCCCGACCCGACGATCAACCCGAACGAGTCCGAGCGGGACGATACGTGGTGGGCACGGACGGCGGTGGTGGTACCCGTCGCGGAGACCTGGGCGCTCGTGCCGCAAGTCGAATATCGCGACCAGCAGTCCAATTACGACCTGCGGACATTCGACGATTTGACAACGATGCTCGGCATCCAGAAGAGGTTCTAG
- a CDS encoding D-alanyl-D-alanine carboxypeptidase family protein, with the protein MTKVAVACACCALGLALAAGVASAAANKTNEFTTKAQSGILLDSGADLVLYEKDADKQIPPASMSKLMTLAVVFRELKAGRITLDDTFTVSEHAWRTGGAPSGTAAMFAPLGSPITVSDLIQGVTVQSANDGALILAEGIGGTEGGFVKMMNDYAKQIGLTGSNFVNPTGLPAEGHLMTARDLALLSKHIIDTYPEYYHYFAQKEFRYRDKFTFRNRNPLVWADIGVDGLKTGYTEEAGYGLVSSAKRGDQRLVLVLTGLENKGDRESESRRVLEWGFKSFRPFRLFEDGQQVSEALVWGGEKHYVPLVGDGAIDLLLPASATGAVTGEIIYEGPIKAPIKKGDQIATLKVQSADLAAINEIPLYAGEDINSSGFAMRGIDSLLVLAFGWLL; encoded by the coding sequence TTGACGAAAGTTGCCGTTGCCTGCGCATGCTGCGCGCTTGGCTTGGCGTTGGCCGCGGGCGTTGCCTCGGCGGCCGCGAATAAGACCAACGAATTCACCACCAAGGCCCAAAGCGGGATCCTGCTGGATTCGGGCGCCGATCTCGTCCTCTACGAGAAGGACGCCGACAAGCAAATTCCGCCTGCGAGCATGAGCAAGCTCATGACTCTGGCTGTGGTCTTCCGTGAGCTCAAGGCGGGGCGCATCACGCTCGACGACACCTTCACCGTGAGTGAGCACGCTTGGCGTACCGGCGGCGCGCCGTCGGGGACCGCCGCCATGTTCGCGCCTCTCGGCAGCCCGATCACCGTCAGCGACTTGATCCAGGGCGTGACCGTTCAGTCGGCGAATGACGGGGCGCTGATCCTTGCCGAAGGAATTGGCGGGACCGAGGGCGGCTTCGTCAAGATGATGAACGACTACGCGAAGCAAATCGGGCTGACAGGCTCCAACTTCGTGAACCCGACGGGGCTTCCCGCCGAAGGCCATCTGATGACGGCACGGGACCTCGCTTTGCTCTCCAAACACATCATCGACACCTATCCCGAGTACTACCATTACTTCGCTCAGAAGGAATTCCGCTATCGGGACAAGTTCACTTTCCGCAACCGGAATCCCCTGGTTTGGGCGGATATCGGCGTCGACGGTCTGAAGACGGGCTACACGGAGGAGGCGGGTTACGGCCTCGTGTCGAGCGCCAAGCGCGGCGACCAGCGGCTGGTTCTCGTTCTTACGGGCCTTGAGAACAAGGGCGACCGCGAAAGCGAGTCCCGCCGGGTGCTGGAATGGGGCTTCAAGAGCTTCCGGCCGTTCCGGCTGTTCGAAGACGGGCAGCAGGTGAGTGAGGCGTTGGTGTGGGGCGGTGAGAAACACTACGTGCCGCTCGTCGGCGACGGCGCGATCGACCTTCTTCTTCCGGCGAGCGCCACGGGCGCCGTCACCGGCGAGATCATCTACGAGGGACCCATCAAGGCCCCCATCAAGAAGGGCGACCAGATCGCGACGCTCAAGGTGCAATCGGCCGACCTTGCCGCGATCAATGAGATTCCGCTCTATGCGGGCGAAGACATCAACAGCAGCGGCTTCGCCATGCGGGGCATCGATTCCCTGCTGGTGCTCGCGTTCGGCTGGCTGCTTTAG
- the tmk gene encoding dTMP kinase produces the protein MQQAIEIGRFITFEGGEGSGKSTQVNILAERLSRSGRPVFVTREPGGSPAAENIREVLLSGQVAQFGPLAESVLFATARADHIENAIQGALQQGQWVICDRFVDSTRAYQGAMGGVPRALINALEQLTVGPVMPDITFILDIPAEEGLARVSARAEGQDLDRFESQELMSHERIRRGFLDIADEEPGRCVVVDASQPEAMVAEDVWETVLQRLNP, from the coding sequence ATGCAGCAAGCCATCGAGATTGGACGCTTCATCACTTTCGAGGGCGGCGAGGGCTCCGGCAAGTCGACCCAGGTCAACATTCTCGCCGAGCGTCTGTCGCGTTCCGGCCGGCCCGTGTTCGTGACGCGCGAACCCGGAGGGTCGCCGGCGGCGGAGAACATCCGTGAGGTGTTGCTGTCCGGGCAAGTGGCGCAGTTTGGCCCGCTCGCGGAGTCGGTGCTCTTTGCGACCGCGCGCGCCGATCATATCGAGAATGCGATCCAGGGTGCGTTGCAGCAGGGCCAGTGGGTCATCTGCGACCGGTTCGTCGATTCGACGCGGGCCTATCAAGGGGCGATGGGCGGTGTTCCCCGAGCGCTGATCAATGCGTTGGAGCAGCTCACCGTCGGCCCCGTGATGCCCGACATCACGTTTATTCTGGACATTCCGGCGGAGGAGGGGCTTGCGCGCGTCTCAGCGCGCGCCGAAGGTCAGGACCTCGACCGATTCGAAAGCCAGGAGCTCATGAGCCATGAGCGCATTCGCCGTGGATTTTTGGACATTGCGGATGAAGAACCGGGCCGCTGCGTCGTGGTGGACGCAAGTCAGCCCGAAGCCATGGTCGCCGAGGATGTTTGGGAGACGGTCCTGCAGCGTCTCAATCCCTGA
- a CDS encoding FecR domain-containing protein: MGAVRVITASVALCVAVAGASSGALANKVGVAAAVNPDAFSGGKEIRIGKSIFYNERISTDANGVVQVLLVDGSTFTVGKNSNVVIDRFVYDPNKKTGEIVTSFSKGSMRFIGGKISKNPGGVTVNTPDGSLAIRGGMAQGAITSRGTIFSFLFGNEMVFKSKSGKVYTVYQPGYTLDLSSGVPTIRPTTAADIQTVLASLSNSNTNTDGVTTDNQPPPQNFVILPQDFQQLIIDATGTRIDDEILQQILALQNLPQVQIEDLEETSIEFTIGGYGSGIVNDDYYGDYAIGASSYSTDFDYNENSDVITLTLRDVEGSPQPYEIDRGTFKFSPVSKNNWSLSGLQLIDHGGNPLQVINKSGFAERQTQALCANCNFIEWGTFGANYSYYDQFEYQQDEEIQYGWWVGGAVTAFKDLPTTGTASYAGTARGTIVSDTYDVPQVEGRGDLGMTWNFAKRTGQLSISNFVPVNNGVYNMPALNVNGTMTMPGNVNRFSGSINGMAGQVSVAGGANGSFVTDLTRPAAGAIGNWGVRPQGLQNPNAYVATGIFGAAAKR, translated from the coding sequence GTGGGAGCCGTACGCGTCATCACAGCGTCAGTCGCACTGTGTGTGGCGGTTGCCGGCGCATCGTCCGGCGCTTTGGCGAACAAGGTCGGCGTCGCAGCGGCGGTCAATCCGGACGCCTTTTCCGGCGGCAAGGAAATCCGCATCGGCAAATCGATCTTCTACAATGAGAGGATCAGCACCGACGCCAACGGCGTCGTTCAGGTTCTGCTCGTCGACGGCTCCACCTTCACCGTGGGCAAGAACTCCAACGTCGTCATCGACAGGTTCGTTTACGACCCCAACAAGAAGACCGGCGAGATCGTCACGTCCTTCTCGAAGGGCTCCATGCGTTTCATCGGCGGCAAGATCTCGAAGAACCCCGGCGGCGTGACCGTCAACACACCGGACGGCAGCCTCGCCATTCGCGGCGGCATGGCTCAGGGCGCGATCACTTCGCGCGGCACCATCTTCTCGTTCCTCTTCGGCAACGAGATGGTCTTCAAGAGCAAGAGCGGGAAGGTCTACACGGTTTACCAGCCCGGCTACACGCTCGACCTCAGCAGCGGGGTGCCGACGATCCGGCCGACGACGGCGGCAGACATCCAGACGGTCCTGGCCAGCCTGTCCAACAGCAACACGAACACGGACGGCGTGACCACGGACAACCAGCCCCCGCCACAGAACTTCGTGATCCTGCCCCAAGATTTTCAGCAGCTGATCATCGACGCCACGGGCACGCGGATCGACGATGAAATCCTCCAGCAAATACTGGCACTGCAGAATTTGCCACAGGTGCAGATCGAGGACCTCGAGGAGACCAGCATCGAGTTCACCATCGGCGGCTATGGCAGCGGAATCGTCAACGACGACTACTATGGCGACTACGCCATCGGTGCGAGTTCGTACTCGACCGACTTCGACTATAACGAGAACTCCGACGTCATCACCCTGACGCTACGCGACGTCGAGGGGTCCCCGCAGCCATACGAAATAGATCGCGGCACCTTCAAGTTCAGCCCGGTCTCCAAGAACAATTGGAGCCTGTCCGGTCTCCAGCTTATCGACCACGGCGGAAATCCGCTCCAGGTGATAAACAAGAGCGGCTTCGCCGAGAGGCAGACTCAGGCGCTATGCGCAAACTGCAATTTCATTGAATGGGGCACGTTCGGCGCGAACTACTCATACTACGACCAATTTGAGTACCAGCAGGACGAAGAGATCCAATATGGCTGGTGGGTCGGCGGTGCGGTGACCGCATTCAAGGATCTGCCGACGACAGGCACGGCGAGCTATGCCGGCACCGCCAGAGGCACGATCGTTTCGGACACCTACGACGTCCCGCAGGTCGAAGGCCGCGGCGATCTCGGCATGACCTGGAATTTCGCCAAGCGCACGGGACAGCTTTCGATCAGCAACTTCGTCCCCGTCAACAACGGCGTCTACAACATGCCCGCGCTCAACGTGAACGGCACCATGACTATGCCGGGGAACGTCAATCGATTCTCCGGCTCAATTAACGGCATGGCCGGACAGGTTTCTGTGGCGGGCGGCGCAAATGGCTCCTTCGTGACAGACCTGACGCGCCCGGCGGCGGGCGCGATCGGCAATTGGGGCGTCCGCCCACAAGGCCTGCAGAACCCGAATGCCTATGTAGCTACGGGTATTTTTGGCGCTGCTGCAAAGCGTTAG
- a CDS encoding FecR family protein produces MVKNGHLTLPRGAVAIALLCGAGVGFALSAPAKAAKVGVAAAVNPDAFSSLSQVPNKQLNIGKSIFYNERIETSAQGLVQVLLVDGSTFTVGPNSNLVIDKFVYDPNKKTGEMVATFSKGSMRFIGGKLSKNAGGVKVNTPDGALAIRGGMFQGNTQRRIYSFLYGHSMTMQGRNGQTQTVYQPGYTLDMSSGRGNVRPTTAEDTNVFMQALSSPNSNTAGTTGGDSGSQNPNSTAQQTGQQADNISNAASQAVGDATFAEIQTEIVKQLVRLEELRNDPVTLPKVIETPVINQPQTPTVVKTAATFDGFASGFVQTGENGSGKPEFLNNGTVVVMLDPKANTVTANVSADHNRTTEGPQIDAIAWLKENVQELRNVPDRYFPDITVGSETKTATAFNLGFLGSGNGAYTNNNIFQALGNPGTTQVSQFTSKTGTIDVGRFRVLWWKFGPYHYSVPISQRNDEYANVPHEGHLASLPGTLLCKDCSYLKFGTWASDVSFGQNAEDPTVEKMGGWWVASKDVVKTVGELPAQGNAFYAGNAVGTFAHRIEGKSWDQGLATGGVTLDWDFAERSGDLQVIDFGNDLGRKSFGGTVSSPVDVVGFSGDITNGGKGSMRGTFVGARPDLAPRAVMGDFNARGGNWRANGVYGARNVPNLPR; encoded by the coding sequence ATGGTCAAAAACGGTCACTTGACGCTGCCTCGCGGCGCCGTGGCGATCGCGCTGCTCTGTGGCGCGGGCGTTGGCTTTGCCTTGTCCGCGCCCGCGAAAGCCGCAAAGGTCGGCGTTGCCGCAGCCGTCAATCCGGACGCGTTTTCGTCGCTCTCGCAAGTTCCCAACAAGCAGCTGAATATCGGCAAGTCGATCTTCTACAACGAGCGCATCGAGACCTCGGCGCAAGGGCTCGTGCAGGTGCTTCTGGTGGACGGCTCGACCTTCACGGTCGGCCCCAACTCCAACCTCGTCATCGACAAATTCGTCTACGACCCGAACAAGAAGACCGGCGAGATGGTCGCCACCTTCTCCAAGGGCTCTATGCGTTTCATCGGCGGCAAGCTGTCGAAGAACGCCGGCGGCGTGAAGGTGAACACGCCGGACGGCGCGCTCGCCATTCGCGGCGGCATGTTCCAGGGCAACACGCAGAGGCGGATCTACTCCTTCCTCTATGGCCACTCGATGACGATGCAAGGCCGGAACGGCCAAACGCAGACGGTCTATCAACCCGGCTACACGCTCGACATGTCGAGCGGCCGCGGCAACGTCCGCCCCACCACGGCCGAAGACACGAACGTCTTCATGCAGGCGCTGTCGAGCCCGAACTCCAATACGGCAGGGACGACTGGCGGCGACAGCGGCTCGCAGAACCCCAACAGCACCGCGCAGCAGACCGGTCAGCAGGCCGACAATATCTCGAACGCGGCCAGCCAAGCCGTCGGCGACGCGACCTTCGCTGAGATCCAAACAGAGATCGTCAAACAGCTCGTGAGGCTGGAGGAACTGCGCAACGACCCGGTCACGCTGCCGAAGGTCATAGAAACGCCGGTCATCAACCAGCCGCAAACACCGACAGTCGTAAAGACTGCAGCGACGTTCGACGGATTTGCATCCGGGTTCGTGCAGACCGGAGAGAACGGCAGTGGAAAGCCCGAGTTCCTAAACAACGGAACCGTCGTGGTCATGCTGGACCCGAAGGCGAACACAGTGACCGCAAATGTCAGCGCGGACCACAACAGGACGACGGAAGGTCCGCAGATCGACGCGATCGCTTGGCTCAAGGAAAATGTGCAGGAGCTTAGGAATGTACCGGACCGTTATTTCCCAGACATCACTGTAGGCAGTGAGACGAAGACCGCGACGGCCTTTAATCTCGGCTTCCTTGGCAGTGGTAACGGTGCCTACACCAACAACAACATCTTCCAAGCGCTCGGGAACCCTGGCACAACGCAGGTCTCCCAATTCACGTCGAAGACAGGCACAATCGATGTTGGTCGGTTCAGGGTTCTTTGGTGGAAATTTGGCCCGTACCACTACTCCGTGCCTATCTCGCAACGGAATGACGAATATGCGAATGTTCCGCACGAGGGGCATCTGGCGAGTCTCCCAGGAACCCTTCTTTGCAAAGACTGTAGCTACCTGAAATTCGGCACCTGGGCCTCAGACGTATCATTCGGCCAAAACGCAGAAGACCCAACTGTAGAAAAAATGGGCGGCTGGTGGGTCGCTTCCAAAGACGTCGTAAAAACCGTCGGCGAGCTACCCGCGCAGGGCAACGCGTTCTACGCAGGTAACGCGGTCGGCACCTTCGCGCATCGAATCGAGGGTAAGTCCTGGGACCAGGGACTTGCTACCGGAGGCGTCACGCTGGACTGGGATTTCGCGGAGCGTAGCGGCGATCTACAAGTCATCGATTTCGGCAACGACCTCGGCCGCAAATCGTTCGGCGGCACGGTCTCCAGCCCTGTAGATGTTGTCGGCTTCTCAGGTGACATTACGAATGGTGGCAAGGGCTCGATGCGCGGAACGTTCGTTGGAGCACGCCCAGATCTGGCCCCACGTGCGGTGATGGGCGATTTCAACGCCCGTGGCGGGAACTGGAGAGCTAATGGCGTTTATGGCGCCAGGAACGTGCCCAACCTCCCCCGATAG
- a CDS encoding DNA polymerase III subunit delta', whose translation MSAAARKSETGPIEPDRLEPFSSPREVDRVFGHDAAAQEFEEALRSGRLHHAWLLVGPEGIGKATLAYRLARTILAHAEAGDLLPGEPADVAPDHPIFRKVAGLAHPNLLLIRRTWMEKTKRYSQVISVDEVRRLRSFLGSTAGDGSWRVVIVDRADQLNQNAANALLKALEEPPPSTLFLLVSNAEGRLPVTIRSRTRALRLSPLDETALAGAVRAALERDGIEADEETLRTALALSQGSVRRALELVTGEGIGLYNDIVATFEGLPDLDGARVQRLAEKLAGVNETEQLELYLALLLGLIERLVHYGATGTGLKGAEEKLAQRLLTAETLPAWAEAWEAISAARAETFALNLDRGLLVLNSWFGLQELAASQTS comes from the coding sequence ATGAGCGCCGCAGCTAGGAAATCGGAAACCGGCCCCATCGAGCCGGATCGGCTCGAGCCGTTCTCCAGCCCGCGCGAGGTGGATCGCGTGTTCGGTCATGACGCGGCGGCGCAAGAGTTCGAAGAGGCGCTTCGCAGCGGGCGCCTGCATCATGCCTGGCTGCTGGTGGGGCCGGAAGGCATCGGAAAGGCGACACTCGCCTACCGCTTGGCCCGCACCATTCTCGCACACGCGGAGGCCGGCGATCTCCTTCCCGGCGAACCGGCGGATGTCGCACCCGATCATCCGATCTTCCGCAAAGTCGCGGGACTGGCCCATCCCAACTTGCTGCTCATCCGCCGCACATGGATGGAGAAGACCAAGCGCTATTCGCAAGTGATTAGCGTCGATGAAGTCCGGCGGCTGCGCAGTTTTCTCGGTAGCACAGCGGGCGATGGCTCATGGCGCGTGGTGATCGTCGACCGGGCCGATCAGCTCAATCAGAACGCCGCCAACGCCTTGTTGAAGGCGCTGGAAGAGCCGCCGCCGAGCACGCTGTTCTTGCTGGTCTCGAACGCGGAAGGACGGCTGCCAGTGACAATCCGCTCCCGCACCCGGGCTTTGCGGCTGTCGCCGCTCGACGAGACGGCGCTCGCCGGCGCGGTTCGGGCCGCGCTCGAGCGTGACGGGATCGAGGCCGACGAGGAAACGCTTCGCACGGCCCTGGCTTTGTCGCAGGGGAGCGTGCGGCGCGCGCTCGAACTCGTCACCGGAGAGGGCATCGGGCTTTACAACGATATCGTCGCGACGTTCGAAGGGTTGCCGGATCTCGACGGCGCCCGCGTGCAGCGCCTGGCTGAGAAGCTGGCGGGCGTCAACGAGACGGAGCAGCTCGAGCTCTACCTCGCACTGCTGCTCGGGCTCATCGAGCGGCTGGTGCACTACGGCGCCACGGGAACGGGGCTCAAGGGCGCGGAGGAGAAGCTTGCGCAGCGGCTACTGACCGCGGAGACCTTGCCCGCCTGGGCCGAGGCCTGGGAGGCGATTTCGGCGGCGCGCGCCGAGACATTTGCCCTCAATCTCGACCGGGGCCTGCTCGTCCTGAACAGCTGGTTCGGCCTCCAGGAGCTTGCGGCTAGCCAAACGTCCTGA
- a CDS encoding FecR family protein, translating to MTGLPTPCGPAACDTNGTGQVFMRASISLTPRATAIVASSVLSVLPMTDMTATAEAAERVGVASAVTPKAASTPPGAGTRTLKIGKSVFYNERITTSDSGVVQVLLVDGSTFTVGPRSSLIIDKFVYNPHKGAGEITATLSKGALRFVGGKLSKQEPAVKVKTPAGELTVRGGIFQGIVNNSNQAVFAFVFGDYLTLNRKGRRYVIKQNGNLFAIGNSGPPIIRRTTQTDTNLILAAISGGAVAKVYKTKGNGWPFYYGVQPSGRYPDQPFVRDQYYDNLPIKLHRVPEPKVHVPHVRRPEPPAPPVRVPKPPTVTQGPVYTAPSPGFSCANC from the coding sequence ATGACCGGCTTGCCAACGCCCTGCGGGCCTGCGGCATGCGACACCAACGGGACGGGACAGGTCTTCATGCGCGCTTCGATCAGCCTCACACCGCGGGCAACCGCCATTGTCGCAAGCTCGGTTCTCTCGGTGCTTCCCATGACCGACATGACCGCCACTGCGGAAGCCGCGGAGCGCGTCGGCGTCGCCTCCGCCGTAACGCCGAAAGCCGCCAGCACGCCTCCGGGCGCCGGCACACGAACCCTCAAGATCGGCAAGTCGGTGTTCTACAACGAGCGGATCACCACGTCGGACTCAGGCGTCGTGCAGGTGCTCCTGGTCGACGGCTCCACGTTCACGGTCGGCCCGCGATCGAGCCTGATCATCGACAAGTTCGTCTACAATCCGCACAAGGGGGCGGGCGAGATAACCGCAACCCTCTCGAAGGGCGCCCTGCGCTTTGTCGGCGGCAAGCTCTCCAAGCAGGAACCCGCCGTGAAGGTCAAAACCCCCGCCGGCGAGCTGACCGTGCGCGGCGGCATTTTCCAGGGCATCGTGAACAACTCCAACCAGGCGGTCTTCGCCTTCGTGTTCGGCGACTATCTGACGCTGAACCGCAAGGGACGCCGCTATGTCATCAAGCAAAACGGCAACCTGTTCGCCATCGGCAATTCAGGGCCGCCGATCATCCGGCGCACCACCCAGACGGACACCAATCTCATCCTGGCCGCGATCTCCGGCGGCGCCGTCGCAAAGGTCTACAAGACCAAGGGCAACGGCTGGCCGTTCTACTACGGCGTCCAACCTTCGGGCCGCTATCCCGACCAGCCGTTCGTGCGCGATCAGTATTACGACAACCTGCCGATCAAACTGCATCGCGTTCCGGAGCCGAAGGTCCACGTCCCGCATGTCCGTAGGCCGGAACCCCCTGCCCCTCCCGTACGCGTGCCCAAACCGCCCACGGTGACGCAAGGGCCGGTCTATACCGCCCCGTCGCCCGGGTTCTCGTGCGCCAACTGCTGA